The Candidatus Woesearchaeota archaeon genome contains the following window.
GTTCTATCGCATTGTTTGGGCTGAGATTAAAATAGAAAACTCCATCTTGTTCAGTAACCTGGCTAATCTCTCGTGGATATTGAAGTATATCTTCTGCTTTGAGCAGTTGTATTGCGCGGTTAAATTTGTCCTCTGTTTCCGTTATCTCCTGAAGATTAGGAGTGTATCGCTTGACCATCTTATTCTGTCGCGCATTAGCGCCAACAACATACAATGTGCCATCGCTTCCAATGCTGAGGCTGCCTTCGAAACTGGTCGTACCTACAGCACCATCAAAGAGTGCTTTCATCCCGGTCTCTATTGTGCGTCCTGAATACGTTGGAAGGGTATCCGTTCTGATGAGGTAGAGCACCATATCTGCATATTCATGCTGTCGGATGTCATCTTCACTATCTTCTGGCTTTACCAGTACTGCAAGTCTTTGGTCAGATAAAAATGCAAGCGCTAATGGTGTAAATTCTGACAAAGTAAAGTCAATGGTCTTATCAGAAAGCAACTTTGGTGGCGACGTGAGGTTGCGTGTGCGTAATTGTGCATCGAAAGCTTCATGGCGTTTCAATCTTTTCCCTTGTCCTTCTTTTGCTCGATGATATTCGTCTCTCACGCCATCAATGCCCTCTCCGCGGCCGGTAACACCACCGTCGTCTCGCGTCATAAAACCGAACTCTGATTCAAACATCCCTCTGAAATATCCGACACCGGAATCGCGTGCGAGCAGTTTTTCACGAACCTCTTGTACTGGCAGCTCGTGCCCGCGTGCTTTGACCAACCCAAAGAGAATCGTACTATCGAGCCACGCGTTTAAATCACTCTCTCCGCCCTCATTCTCCAATCCCCTTTCAGCAGTCAGAACGCCGTACTCACGCGGAGATAGGGTCATCATCTTTAGTGCAGCTTCTTCGAGTTGAGAAACATCAACATGGCGAACATCTATATCAACTAAGTGTGCAACTCGGTCTAATGCAGCTTCTTCTTTTCTAATATGATAATCTAACACATGGGCTAAATCTCGATCTAATATCCCCCTCCTCGTGAGGTCATCAAAATTTTGGTACATAAGGGCAGGCAGTTCCTGCGCAGTGACTGGGCGTTCCATTGCTGCACTAAGTGCAGGGAGCAGGTCATCAAGTCTTTTTTTGCGGAGTTCTGTATCCTTAAACTGGTTTCCATACTCAACGATTGCTTTTCGCATTCGAGTGATATCTTCATACGTAACCATGTCTCTAAGAATCCTGCTCTTTTATTTAAAGATATATGGTTTCTATTTGATATATGCTCACTCTTTATCACCGACTACCTACCGCACACCACCGACAGCCGATTACACAACCCACATCTTTCCTTTGTGGTGCACCACATTGACTTTTTTCCCGATGGGGAGCGGGCCGAGGCGAACATTTGAGATGCGCATGGGCTGGTAGGTTTCAGGGTCCATCACTTCGCCGAAGGGCTTGTTCTTAATCACCGTCGCGAGCAAGGGCTCGACTTTTTCTGCCTTCATCAGTGTGCCTGATTTGGTGCTGGTGCTGGTATTTTTTTCAAAATCAAAATACACAATCTGCTTGCCGCGCCGCAGGAGTTTCATAAGCACGCCATCCAGCAAAAACGCGTCGCCTTCTTTCAGCGGCATTGGTTCAAAATAGATGTTCAGCCGGTACACATCTTTGCTGGTGAATTTGTCCAGCGTAAAGATTCGCACGCTGCTTTTCAGCACGCCGCCGAATTTCTTGTGCAGCAGCACCCCAATTTTTTTGAGAAACGCCTGTTTGGTAATGTAAAAATCCATGCCGTTCTGCACGCGCAGTTCAGTAGTCGCCTGCGCTCCTTTTCCTTTTTCAAGGTCGAGTTTTTTCCGGATGTACGCGTACACATCTTCCGGCGCTTTTCGTATCTGCAAAATTCCTTCAAAGTATTGCGTGCCGCTCTTGCCGCAGTGGTTGCAGATGGTTAAAAAAATCGCGAGCGGTGTAAGGTGGGGCATTTCTTCGCCTTTACGCTGTATCCCCACTTGTATTTCTATTTCAAGTCCGGGTTTGGGGCTTGCATATGCTTCCTTGAGCCGCTCGAGTTCATGTTCAGGAATAATCACTTTGCCGGTCTCCTGTTTCTTCTGCTTTGCCATCCCTTTTCCAACTGCTTCGCGTATGATTTCACGGAAACCCTTAAAGGCGAGCCAGGTGTTTTTGCGTTTGTACCTGCGGCAGTGCACGCAAATATCAAGCCGTGTTTCTAATGGCTCGAGCGGGTTTTCTCGGTGTGCGCACGCAGCGCAGAGCTCGCCTTCAATGTCCTTTTTTCCGCAGCGCGGGCAGAAGTGGGGTCTCATTCTTCTGCGCAGGAAGCAAACCTTTTTAAATCTTTGTTTATAAGCCAATCCCATGAACCGCGCACAACTGGGCACATTTCTCAAAAGGGCATGGCGCTTTCTCTGGCACGACGAATCGGTCTGGAGCTGGGTTGCCAATGTGGTCATCGCCTTTGTGCTTATCAAATTCGTTGTCTATCCTGGCCTTGGCTGGCTTCTCGGCACGCCGTTTCCTATCGTCGCTGTCGTGTCCGGCAGCATGGAACATCGCGGCGGATTTGACACCTGGTGGGCAGACCATGAAAAATTTTATGAACAGCATGGCATTGCCAACGATGTTTTCAAAACATTCCCCTTTTCCAATGGCTTCAACAAAGGCGACATTATGATACTGCGCGGGCTGAAAAAAGAAAATATTAAAAAAGGGACGGTGATTGTCTTTCACACATCACGGCTTTCTGAGCCGGTGATTCACCGTATTGTGGAAGTCGGCGATACCGGCTCCACAGTTACCACCAAAGGTGACTTCAACAGCCAAAGCCACTCATTTGAGCAGGACATTCCTCTCAACCAAATCATTGGCGAGGCAGTTGTCAAAATTCCTTATCTCGGATACATCAAAATTTGGTTTGTGCAATTGCTCAACGCCATCGGCGTTGGCTCTTCATAACCACCTACCCTAACCACCTAATCATCAAGCAACGGAGGCACTACTATGTTTTGTCCAAAATGCGGCGGTATGCTGATGCCGAAAAAAGACGGTAATCGGCGCATTCTCGTCTGCAGCTGCGGCTTCAAGGACGTGAAAGCAGAAGAAACCCTCATCACTGAAATTAAGCGCGAATCAAAAAGCGTTGAAATAGTTGACATTGACCAGTCAGAGACCCAGTCTCTGCCAGTTACCGACGCGAAGTGCCCACAATGCGGCCATGAAAAAGCGCACTACTGGATGGTTCAAACCCGCGCGTCTGACGAGCCGGAAACAAAATTCCACCGCTGCAAATCCTGCAAGCACGTCTGGCGGGACTATAGTTAGGCGTTGGGTGTTGGCTTTCGGTATTTTGGCGTTGGGTGTTTGGTATCTGGTCGGGGTGACTGATGGATTTTTTTCCGTACCTTTCTGACAAAAAATCGGTTTCAATTATCGTCCGCCCACGGGCTCCAGAAACAAAAATAATGAAATGGGACACTGAAAAAAATGCGTTGCGCGTTGATGTTGCCGCACCGCCGGAAGACAACAAGGCGAACCGAGAGATTATCAAATTCTTTTCCAAGCTGACGAAGAAAAAAGTCACCATACTCACTGGTTTGACGAGTAAAAAGAAAGTACTTCGTATTGCATAACGATTCTCCACAACCACAAACTTTTTTAATAGTTGTTTCTCTTGTTGGTCTATTCTTTTTTCGAGGTTTTGCAATGGCTGAAGAACAGGTGATGGATCACGGAAAAGACTATTTTATTCTCGCACGTAAATTTGCAACGGTGTGCACACTCGCTGAACTGGTGAGTCGGCGAAAGAGAGATGGGGATGCGCGCGCTTCGTATTTCTGGCTTGCGAATTTTGTGGTGTACGACCCCGGCAGCGCCGAAGAAGACAGCCCATATCTCACCGTCTGTGGTGATGGCCATCTCAATCCGTTTAAAAAAATGACTCATCGGTCCGAGTTTGAAGAACATCTATCTGGTGGCGAATATCCACTCACTCCCGAGCTTGATCATACAGTCAAAGAAGCTCTTGTTCGCGGAACAGCGGTTCGCATTTCGTACGCAGGGCTGAGCAATTCTGGTGGGCCGCGCCTTGAGTTGCCGTCTAAAAACAATACCACCTACCTCATCATTAATCCCCTCGAACTTGTTCGTTTCCAAGAACATCGGCCTTATTTCAATGAGTCCCAGCGTGCTCTGCTTACTGCCCTGTATGGTGCTCCTCAAGACCACGGCAGAATGTTGATGGATGCAGGCGGCCGGAACACTGCAATCATCATGCTCGCTGAACCATATGTGCGCGAACAGCCGCACCCCTTTGTGCGCGCGTGCTGGACCAACACGGTGGACGCGGGTTCGCTTGTTGAGCTCTGTGAGAACTTCAAAGAAAATGATGGTTTCATTCTTGGTGTGCTTCGTTAAATACAACTACCGCATACTTAAAATTCAAATTTTTTATCCTGCTCTCCTTGTGCTGCTTCTCCTTCTTCAAACAAATATTTTTTCTTGTGCGGCAATTTCTGTTTCAGTTTTTCAACAAGTGTCTTGCTTTTCTGGCGGACGAAACTCAATGCGTCACTCGCAATGCCCAAACTGCCG
Protein-coding sequences here:
- a CDS encoding NMD3-related protein, with the translated sequence MRPHFCPRCGKKDIEGELCAACAHRENPLEPLETRLDICVHCRRYKRKNTWLAFKGFREIIREAVGKGMAKQKKQETGKVIIPEHELERLKEAYASPKPGLEIEIQVGIQRKGEEMPHLTPLAIFLTICNHCGKSGTQYFEGILQIRKAPEDVYAYIRKKLDLEKGKGAQATTELRVQNGMDFYITKQAFLKKIGVLLHKKFGGVLKSSVRIFTLDKFTSKDVYRLNIYFEPMPLKEGDAFLLDGVLMKLLRRGKQIVYFDFEKNTSTSTKSGTLMKAEKVEPLLATVIKNKPFGEVMDPETYQPMRISNVRLGPLPIGKKVNVVHHKGKMWVV
- a CDS encoding signal peptidase I, translated to MNRAQLGTFLKRAWRFLWHDESVWSWVANVVIAFVLIKFVVYPGLGWLLGTPFPIVAVVSGSMEHRGGFDTWWADHEKFYEQHGIANDVFKTFPFSNGFNKGDIMILRGLKKENIKKGTVIVFHTSRLSEPVIHRIVEVGDTGSTVTTKGDFNSQSHSFEQDIPLNQIIGEAVVKIPYLGYIKIWFVQLLNAIGVGSS
- a CDS encoding transcription factor S, whose product is MFCPKCGGMLMPKKDGNRRILVCSCGFKDVKAEETLITEIKRESKSVEIVDIDQSETQSLPVTDAKCPQCGHEKAHYWMVQTRASDEPETKFHRCKSCKHVWRDYS
- a CDS encoding DUF167 domain-containing protein; the encoded protein is MDFFPYLSDKKSVSIIVRPRAPETKIMKWDTEKNALRVDVAAPPEDNKANREIIKFFSKLTKKKVTILTGLTSKKKVLRIA